DNA from Brassica napus cultivar Da-Ae chromosome C4, Da-Ae, whole genome shotgun sequence:
aaattgtttaagaaccaaatatattaattcgatcaaaaatgtaaatttcttttccatataatattttttaaataatttttatataaatttacctTGCGCAAGTCACATGTCTTATCCTACTACTGCGAAGAAGAGCTTGACTCGCTTCTCCTCTCGCCAACTCAGAAAATAGGGTAAGGAGAGTGTGCCATGTGTCGTCTATTTATAACGGGCCGTATCATTGAGACCGTGAACCATACGACCTTTTGTTTTGCTGGGCCATTTCTTTCTCAAGCCCATGGCGTGCTGAATCCACTTTGTCGTGATGAAAGACGGCGTCTTCCATTAGGGTTGACGTGAGTTCTTCCTGGCGTCTTAtcatctttcatcttcttcgtcgaGATACCAGTAACCGTCACCCACGATCTAGATTCAGTGCGAGATTTATGTAATCCAAGGCGATGGAGTTGGACTATAAAAAGTTATGCTTTCCTCTTTTCAGAAACTACATCTCATTCGTTCTAAACTCACCAGTAAACAAAAGATTGTGTGCTATGGCTAACGTTTTGGTCCTCTTCTCTGATCTGCAGACCGGCCGCTCTACCTCCACCGTTGAAGTTCGGTTGCTCCGCTTCAGGGAGGCCAGAAACATCCGCCGTGGtggagaactcatgggcatcgACGTGCTCCTACTCGATTCTCAGATTCTGTATTAGATCCgcattttgttttaatttcacCGGTTCAAATCTGCACACTTATTTGCCGTCCTGAATCCATATTCTTTTAATCATCTCTGTTTCTTAGAGTGGTTATTTTATCTCAGAGGTGAACTGAACTGCGGGAGCAGTGGAGATGTTAATGCGGCAGAGGTGAGATGCAGCCTAAATAGATTACAGGATGTCCTTGTGGCAAGACAAGCAAAGACCGAGCCAAAGATGGAGGCGATTCCAATGTCTGCGGCGGTGACATTAAGATTATCTCGGATAACTGGAAGGACAGGTGGAGCAACGAAAGAGGAATCAAAGCAACATAGGAACTAAAACCATAAAAAGTGATTCATTCACTGAATTACAAATGAATAAATCAGAGGAGCCAGGATGTCGTCAATTAAACTCATATTATACAACCAACACAATGATGTTCACTCCTCGTTTCATTAACTTCCCGTTAACAGATCTAATACAGAAAATGAAAACAGAGAAATCTCAAGGGTATTTGTGATTTTCATCTAGAATCTTTGATTTTAGGAATAATCAAAATAGtcctaataattttaataaatagtttttataatatttatataatttaataataaaagtgTTGAAAACAATGATGTCAATTACATGTAGAATCcacataaatatttgatattatctaatttattattatttaaaagtgatttttgtttttcttgcatgccattaaaattaaagtataaaatatattttctataatattatttaagaatttgTTTAGTTTATTTGCCGGTTGCttcatacactacaagaaaacgtttcCGTAACGACGAAACATTACGAGGAAAatctttcctcgtaaacttacaAGTAGTTTACGAGGATGTTACGACGAAACTGAAATTCGTCGTAATGACGACGTAAAATTACAATGAAAATGTTTTGTCGTAAATAccttgtaaatttacgacgaaaatacgTGGCAAACAATATTTGTCGTACATTTACGAGGATATTACGACGACACATGTTACTGTTATTTattggtgaaaacgtgtattgaATGCGCTTTGAATGCCTAATTTCGTTGTAAACTCGTTGTAAAACAGATGTAAGAGAGATGTAAAACCCTAGTAAAATATTCCTAGTAAAATCCTTGTTATACTTTACCTACCAAACTCgaaattttttctatatatatgtcatttctcaCAATTCACTCTCTCACAACTCACAAacgaaaacaaagaaaaaaaatctcaggaaaaaaaatccaaaaaaaaattttcaaaaaaaatccccaaaaaaaattctaaaaaaaaaattcccccAAAAAttctcaaattaaaaaaaaaaaaaaaaatggcggATGGCGGTAATATtcacgagttacggagttggatgtattccCATAAAGATTCGGAAGGGAGAGTGACGAatgcatttctgagcgggctagagacattcatgtaCCAGGCGGGCTCTACACCGCTaacgcaggaaagcggtaagatgttctgcccttgtcggaaatgcaagaattcaaaattttgacgtagtgaaactgtatggaagcatttagtaaaccaGAGATTTACACCACAATAttatatttggtatcaacacAGAGAGGGTTATGgtggaaatgaagctagtagtagtaataataattttagggATGCTGGTAAtaatgaagaaccgaatcatttgcataatgaatataattaccatcaagaggagcagatggtagatcatgatagggttcaagacaTGATTactgatgcatttttagaaacaactacaacaatagctgatggaactggaaatgtagaagaacctaatttggatgcaaaaaagttttatgaaatgctagatgctgcaaatcaaccaatctacactggttgtagagaaagtctctctaaattgtctctagcagctaggatgatgaatattaaaacatatcataatttacctgaaaATTGCATTGATGCATgagcggagttgtttaaagagtatttgccagaagacaacatgtctgctgaatcttattatgagattcagaaattggtttatagtcttgggttgccttcggagatgatagatgtttgcatcgacaactgcatgatatACTGgaaagatgatgagaagctagaagagtgtcgattctgcaagaaacgATTCAAACAGCAAGgacgtgggaggaatagggtaccgtaccaaaggatgtggtacctaccaattacaaaCAGGTTGAAAAGGTTTTATCGATCTGAGAGGATTGctgcatcgatgaggtggcatgccgaacATGTCCAGAGGGATGGCGAGGTCGCTCATCCATCAGATgtaagagcgtggaaacatttcaacaaggtacacccAGATTTCAGTAGAAATATTCGGAAtatctatcttgggttatgcaccgatgaaTTTAGTCCATTCAGAATGTCtgggagacaatattctttgtggccagtcattcttacgccgtacaatctGCCGCCAGaaatgtgcatggaacaagaatttctattctTAACCATATTAATCcttgggccgaagcatccaaaacggtcgctagatgtgtttcttcaaccattgATACAAGAGCTAAAGGAGTTGTGGTCAGACGGGGTGAGGGCGTATGATTGTTcgttgaaaaacaattttacgatgcgagtagttatgctgtggacgataagtgactttcctgcttatgggatgttgtctggttggacaacgcatggaagattatcttgtccatattgtcttcgATCGacagatgcttttcaactgaagaatggtaggaagagttgttggtttgattgtcatcgtgcTTTCTCCCCATTTctcatccgtacagaagaaataagacattgtttaggTACAAAAGAGTTGTCAGAgacagtcctcctccatatctcaccggccaacagatcgaagcggacattgattatttcagagctcaggaaacagtcaAGTGTGGAGGAAACTGTCAAGTGTGGAGGAAACTgacatgttcctggaaatatgtctgatgggtatggtgtggTGCACAATtagcataagaagagtatattttgggagctgcCTTACTAGAAGGATCTTCTTTTACGTCACAACCtggatgtgatgcatatagagaagaacaTTTTTGACAATATCATGAATACaatacttaacgtccctgggaagacaaaagataacaagaagtcaaggatggacttactggatatttgctcaagaagtgagttacatatcaagagcaatggcaACGTTCATGTTCCTATCTttcggttgtcatcagaagccaaaacaactttgtttgactgggttgcatcagaagttaagttccctgatggttatgtttctaatatgtcaagatgtgttgaacgaagTCAAAAGTTCTcaggaatgaagagtcatgattgtcaagtgtttatgcaacgactacttccatttgcttttgccgagctccttccaacaaatgtacatgaagcaattgcaggtaaatatttatttgtaatatatgtacatatgttatgaaatgttattaattgggttacttttgcaatatacagccatcagaGCATTCTTaagagatcttagcacacgtacgttcaaggaagaagttaTCGAACAACTTCAgagaacattccgatcatattgtgcaatctGGAGAAAATATTCCAccatcattttttgacgtcatggagcatctagttgtccacctccCGTATGAATCATTGCTttgtggacctgttcacaacggatggatgtatccatttgagcgttccatgaaacatttgaagggaaaaacaagaaatcttgcaaaggtcgaaggttcaatagttgctgGGAGTTTGACAGcagaaacatctaacttcacatcatactactttgctccaactatTTGTACGAGAAAatgagttcctagaagatatgatgatggaggagtaccgacatcatatgtagttgatggtgttcctgacattttctgtcaaattggacggtttggtggtaaactgaaagaagtatggtggtcatgtaaAGAAGATaagcatagtgcccacacttatattttGCTCAACTGCGTTAATTGGCAGCACCAGCTGTGCAAAACTCCTAGGCCAGACCCAGATATTAAAACGCTATTCACAGACCACACATGCGCAGTTCCGAATGGTCCT
Protein-coding regions in this window:
- the LOC125585346 gene encoding uncharacterized protein LOC125585346 isoform X1, with translation MELDYKKLCFPLFRNYISFVLNSPVNKRLCAMANVLVLFSDLQTGRSTSTVEVRLLRFREARNIRRGGELMGIDVLLLDSQILGELNCGSSGDVNAAEVRCSLNRLQDVLVARQAKTEPKMEAIPMSAAVTLRLSRITGRTGGATKEESKQHRN
- the LOC106390391 gene encoding topless-related protein 4 yields the protein MADGGNIHELRSWMYSHKDSEGRVTNAFLSGLETFMYQAGSTPLTQESEDKHSAHTYILLNCVNWQHQLCKTPRPDPDIKTLFTDHTCAVPNGPLAPSSVNPPVTTLTKPTAFPSLGAHGPFPPGTAIAAANSANWTGLPKVCSCLGKRFMCEGWFSSIV
- the LOC125585346 gene encoding uncharacterized protein LOC125585346 isoform X2 produces the protein MELDYKKTGRSTSTVEVRLLRFREARNIRRGGELMGIDVLLLDSQILGELNCGSSGDVNAAEVRCSLNRLQDVLVARQAKTEPKMEAIPMSAAVTLRLSRITGRTGGATKEESKQHRN